One genomic window of Medicago truncatula cultivar Jemalong A17 chromosome 1, MtrunA17r5.0-ANR, whole genome shotgun sequence includes the following:
- the LOC11425051 gene encoding putative white-brown complex homolog protein 30, with protein sequence MRNCVSCIVLFLLSLSLLPKIHSAPSFFTDEIYKELKSIAVFLNQDIKSSLSFCIKDPKKDWEEAFDFTGKLDFVDSCVKKKGDFRDRICTAAEIRYYFHGFVAQGGASSENYVKPNKNCNLTSWVSGCEPGWACSAGKDIDLKKDIKEIPKRTKNCKPCCEGFFCPQGLTCMIPCPLGSYCPLAKLNKQTGLCEPYSYQIPSGETDHDCGSADIWTGVLNNSDIFCSPGSYCPTTTRKVSCDRGYYCRMGSTHQNLCSSFSQCNPNTTTQNMHAYGALLIVGLSTVLIFIYNCSDQVLATRERRKAKSREAAARQVRETVQARERWKLAKDAAKKHKLGLTHQLSRTFSRKKSVKQGEQANPAMSNSGLPPPPALASAAIKGQTKEPSNLTKMLDSFDDPNSNEGFNLKIGDKNIKKQMPKGKNLHTQSQILRYAYGQIEKEKAQQEKNNNLTFSGVISMASEVEEDIKSRPEIEVAFKDVTLTLKGKRKHILRCVTGKIMPGRVSAVMGPSGAGKTTFLSALAGKIRGCTMTGSIFVNGRPESIHCYQKIVGYVPQDDIVHGNLTVEENLRFSARCRLSDDMPKPDKVLIVERVIETLGLQAIRDSLVGTVERRGISGGQRKRVNVGLEMVMEPSLLILDEPTTGLDSASSSLLLKALRREAAEGVNVCMVLHQPSYTLFRMFDDIIFLAKGGLTAYHGPVKKVEEYFAGIGIPVPDRVNPPDHFIDILEGLVKPNEGVTYQQLPVRWMIHNGYPVPPDMLHYANEISASSSSTVNHEIKGADDAADQSFADEFWEDMKSNVQLHKDRIEATFLSTKDLSGRITPGVGRQYRYYLGRVGKQQLREAKAQAVDYLLLLVAGAILGTLTKVNDETFGSLGYTYTVIAVSLLCKIAALRSFSMDKLQYWRESASGISSLAHFLAKDTIDLFSTIVKPLIYLSMFYFFSNPRSSFESNYAVLVCLVYCVTGMAYALAIYFEPAPAQLWSVLLPVVMTLIANQTRDTTFMKILIKMCYPKWALEAFIIANAERYTGVWLITRCSSLMNSGYNVNDWPICLAVLIFYGIVARIVAFICLMITQKK encoded by the exons atgagGAACTGTGTTTCCTGCATTGTTCTCTTTTTACTCTCTTTATCTCTGTTGCCAAAGATTCATTCCGCCCCTTCCTTTTTCACCGATGAAATCTACAAGGAACTTAAGAGTATCGCTGTTTTTTTGAATCAGGATATTAAATCCAGTTTAAGTTTCTGCATTAAGGATCC GAAAAAAGATTGGGAGGAAGCTTTTGATTTTACAGGAAAGTTGGATTTCGTTGATTCTTGTGTTAAGAAAAAAG GAGATTTCCGGGATCGAATATGTACTGCAGCTGAAATAAGGTACTACTTCCATGGTTTCGTGGCACAGGGAGGAGCATCATCTGAAAATTATGTAAAACCTAACAAGAATTGCAATTTGACCTCATGGGTTTCCGGTTGTGAACCTGGATGGGCTTGTAGTGCAGGCAAGGATATTGATCTAAAAAAGGACATAAAGGAAATTCCAAAGAGAACCAAAAACTGTAAACCTTGTTGCGAGGGTTTTTTCTGTCCTCAAGGATTGACTTGTATGATAC CTTGCCCCCTAGGTTCTTATTGTCCACTTGCAAAACTGAACAAACAGACTGGACTATGTGAACC ATATAGTTACCAGATACCTTCGGGAGAAACAGATCATGATTGTGGTAGTGCTGATATTTGGACTGGTGTGCTGAACAATAGTGATATTTTCTGTTCTCCTGGATCATACTGCCCAACTACAACACGTAAAGTTTCTTGCGATCGTGG ATATTACTGCAGGATGGGTTCTACTCATCAGAATC TATGCTCCAGTTTCAGCCAATGTAATCCAAACACAACAACCCAAAATATGCATGCTTATGGTGCTCTGCTTATT GTTGGATTGAGTACTGTCCTGATCTTCATTTATAACTGTTCTGATCAAGTTCTAGCTACACGAGAAAGAAGGAAAGCTAAATCAAGAGAAGCTGCAGCAAGACAGGTGAGAGAAACTGTACAAGCTCGAGAAAGGTGGAAGTTGGCAAAAGATGCTGCTAAAAAGCATAAGTTGGGATTAACGCACCAGCTATCACGCACTTTTTCTCGCAAAAAATCAGTAAAGCAAGGGGAGCAAGCTAATCCTGCTATGAGCAATTCAGGTTTGCCACCTCCTCCAGCACTGGCATCTGCAGCTATAAAAGGCCAAACAAAGGAACCTAGCAACCTTACTAAAATGTTGGATTCCTTTGACGACCCTAATAGTAATGAAGGATTCAATCTAAAGATTGGggacaaaaatattaaaaagcaaATGCCAAAGGGAAAAAATTTACATACGCAAAGTCAAATTTTAAGATATGCTTATGGTCAGATTGAGAAGGAGAAAGCTCAACAAGAGAAAAACAATAACTTGACCTTCTCAGGAGTGATTTCAATGGCTTCTGAAGTTGAGGAGGATATTAAATCGAGGCCTGAGATCGAGGTAGCTTTCAAAGATGTAACCCTTACTTTGAAAGGGAAAAGAAAACATATACTGAGGTGTGTGACAGGTAAAATCATGCCCGGTCGAGTTTCAGCTGTGATGGGTCCCTCGGGAGCTGGCAAAACTACATTTCTTTCTGCCCTGGCAGGGAAAATAAGAGGATGCACTATGACAGGCTCAATTTTTGTCAATGGAAGACCTGAATCCATTCACTGTTATCAGAAAATTGTTGGATATGTGCCACAAGATGATATTGTGCATGGGAACTTGACGGTGGAGGAAAATCTTCGTTTCAGTGCAAGATGCAG ACTATCTGATGACATGCCAAAACCAGATAAGGTTCTGATTGTTGAAAGAGTAATTGAAACCTTGGGACTCCAGGCAATAAGAGATTCCCTTGTTGGGACAGTAGAGAGGCGAGGCATATCTGGTGGACAACGAAAACGTGTAAATGTAGGGTTGGAGATGGTTATGGAGCCTTCATTGTTAATCTTAGATGAGCCTACAACTGGTCTGGACAGTGCATCTTCCTCTTTACTGCTGAAAGCACTTCGTCGTGAAGCTGCTGAAGGGGTAAATGTTTGCATGGTACTTCATCAACCAAG CTATACTTTGTTCAGAATgtttgatgatataatatttctaGCAAAAGGTGGCCTTACTGCATATCACGGACCTGTAAAAAAAGTAGAAGAATACTTTGCCGGCATTGGTATCCCTGTTCCTGATCGCGTGAATCCTCCAGACCATTTTATTGACATTCTGGAAGGTTTAGTGAAACCAAATGAAGGTGTGACTTATCAACAACTACCTGTCAGATGGATGATTCATAATGGTTACCCAGTACCACCAGATATGCTTCATTATGCTAATGAAATTTCTGCTTCGTCTTCCTCAACTGTAAATCATGAAATAAAGGGTGCTGATGATGCTGCTGATCAATCATTTGCCGATGAGTTTTGGGAGGATATGAAAAGTAATGTGCAGTTGCATAAAGATCGTATAGAGGCAACCTTCTTATCGACTAAGGACTTATCTGGCCGAATAACTCCTGGTGTAGGTCGGCAGTATAGATACTACCTTGGGCG GGTTGGTAAGCAGCAGCTGCGAGAAGCAAAAGCACAAGCAGTTGACTATCTCCTTTTATTAGTTGCTGGTGCTATCCTGGGAACTCTTACTAAAGTAAACGATGAAACATTTGGATCTCTTGGATATACATATACTGTCATTGCTGTAT CTCTACTTTGCAAGATTGCAGCTCTGAGATCATTTTCTATGGATAAATTACAATACTGGAGGGAGAGTGCATCAGGGATCAGCAGTCTAGCTCATTTTTTGGCCAAAGATACAATTGATCTTTTCAGTACAATCGTCAAACCTCTCATTTATTTATCCATGTTCTACTTTTTTAGCAATCCAAGGTCAAGCTTCGAAAGTAATTATGCGGTTTTGGTATGCCTTGTATACTGTGTGACTGGCATGGCATACGCATTAGCAATTTATTTTGAGCCTGCTCCTGCTCAGCTG TGGTCAGTGCTTCTCCCTGTTGTTATGACTCTCATTGCAAACCAAACAAGAGATACTACCTTTATGAAGATCCTAATTAAAATGTGTTACCCAAAATGGGCTTTGGAGGCCTTTATTATTGCAAATGCTGAAAG gtACACCGGCGTATGGCTGATAACTCGTTGTAGTTCACTGATGAATAGCGGTTATAATGTCAATGATTGGCCTATTTGTCTAGCTGTCCTCATTTTTTACGGTATAGTTGCTCGTATTGTGGCCTTCATCTGTCTCATGATCACCCAAAAGAAGTGA